AAAGGGTATAGACTCTGTTGATAATGCGCGTACTGCTCTGCTAGTTGTAGCTGTATTAGTTGCTACAGCAAGCTATGAAATTGCACTCAACCCTCCAGGTGGTCTTTGGTCCGACACAAACTTGAACCCAAATGGAACTGAGCCAGCACACCTTGCAGGGACTTCCAATATAGCTTCTTATTATCCTATTTACACCATCTTTGGAGCCGTTTTGAACTGCATTGGGTTTTCAGTTTCTCTTCACATGATATATGTCCTCACAACCAATTTTCCTTTGCGGTTGGAGCTTATAGTTTGTGGCCTTGCAATGTACGTAACCTACATCAATGGATTGATTACTATTTCTCCAGGCGAAACCGCAGGTTGGTACTCACTGTTTGCACTTACGCCAGCTTTGCCTCCGGTGGTACTATTTGCTGCCAGAAGGGTTAGGAAACTTTTGATCAAGCTTAGAGCACTTCTGCTAAACCGGATGCCAAATTTGAGTAGATTTCATATGATTTAAAAAAGGACACAAGGTTATTTTTACCGAAAAAGGTGCATCCTTTTTCTATATGATTTGTTGTATAAATATCGAACCTCTGCAGTTTCACTTGATTTGAAAGAAAAGAATTATGAATGGAATGATTCTTTCTTAGTTTCCAACTGTTGATCCTGTTGGCTGTTGCACACTTGTACATGGTCCATGCCAGATTATTTTATGGTCATCTCCTGAAGTATTATAGGTAGATCATCAATAGGTTAATATTTTTACAAGAAGAAATTCTGACTTGTATTACGTGTGATCCAGGACTTTGAACTTTAAAGGCCGGCGCAGGCGTTATTTGTTATCTAGTGAAGACCTCTTTTTCACCTGGATTAGTGACTGCTGCGAGAATTCGTATCATGATTTGATGTATAAAATTGAACCTATGGAATTGATGTAGCAACTTCAAATGGAAGGATTTGTAATGGCATCTGGTGCCGGTTTCCTGTAATCTAGTGAAGAACCTTTTCTCCTAAACTGGAGTATATAATAGTCCTACTTTGAGACAGATGAACTTACTCAACATAACCCATCTTTAATGGATACAAGGCAGCTGCTTGAGGCTTCTCAAACTGGAAATCTCCCTCTTTTGCATCAACTGCTGACAGATGATCCACAGCTTCTACATAATGCTTCGCTAGCTTCCGGAGAGAATCCCTTGTATGGTGCTTCCGCTGCTGGTCATGTGGAATTTGTCAAGGTGGTTCTAGAGTTGAAACCATCTCTTGCAAAAGAATTGAGCAAGGATGGCTTTAGTCCCATGCAGGTGGCATCTGCCAATGGCTATCTAGAGATTGTAAGGGCTCTGCAGAGAGCTGAACCTGAATGCTCCCAGGTTAAAGGAAAAGATAATTGGACTCCATTGCATAATGCTGCTAGGAGAGGCAGGGTAGATATTATCCGAGAAATAGTTTCGGCTTGTCCACAAAGTGTTGAAGATGTGACAGTACAAGGGGAGACTGCGCTACATGTTGCTGTTAAGAACAGCCAATTTGAAGCAATAAGAGTCCTGTTGGAATTGGTGCGAGAAATGGACAAGTTGCATTTCCTGAATATGAAGGATAATCTTGGCAACTCGATTCTTCATCTTGCAACTTGGAAAAAGCAACACCAGGCAAGTGCATTTTGAACACTCCTTGTTGAATCCTAAGTTCCTAACTGAACTAGCAAATGTGAAAATATAGAGGTGTACTTTCTCGGATATGGATCAAGAAACTCTGCAGTCGATTATGTTGAACTATCTAATGATATGAGTATATATGCTCACAGGTGGTGGAATGGCTAGTTGGCACTGCAACTGCTTCAGCAGGTGTGTTGGAAGTAGACACTGTAAATCAGAGCGATCTCACTGCTCTTGATCTGCTGCTGCTTTTCCCTAGTGAAGCCGGAGATAGGGAAACGGAGGAGATTCTTCGTGGTGCTGGAGCTTTGAGAGCACGAGAGAGAGTCCAGTCTAGTTCTGATGTATCTTCATCTGGTCAAAACCATAACCAGATGGCATCAGAGACTCATCAACAGCTGCCACATAGCGTGGCTTCCACAGCAGCAGATGTAGTCCAGTCTAGTTCAGATGTACCTTCACTTGGTCAGAATCATAACAATATAGCACCACAGGCGCATCAAGAGCAAGTGGCTTCAACAGCAATAGATATAGCCCATCCTCTTTCTGATGTACCTTCACTTGATCAGAATCAGAACCAAATGGCACCACAAACCAATCAAGAGCAGCCAAATAATGTGGCTTCGACAACACTAGCTCTAGTCCTTCCCATTCCTTCTGATGAAAGCATTGGCTCTCCTAGTCAGAACCACACTCAAGTGGCATCACAGACTCCTCAAGAGAAGCAAGAAGAAGATTTGACAGAGTTCTTCAAGTTCAAAAGGGGAAGAGACTCTCCTAGTGATGTACGTACGGTACTGTTAGTAGTAGCTGTATTAGTGGCTACAGCCAGCTATGAAATTGCACTCAATCCTCCAGGTGGTCTTTGGTCTGACACAAACTTGAGCAAAAATGGGACTGAGCCACCACACCTTGCAGGGACTTCCAATATAGCTTCTTATTATCCATTATACTCCATTTTTGGAGCCATTTTCAACTGCATTGGGTTCTCAGTTTCTCTTCAGATGATCTATATCCTTACAACCGGTTTCCCTTTGCGGTTGGAGCTTATAGTGTGTGGCCTTGCAATGTACGCAACCTACATCAATGGTTTGCTTACTATTTCTCCAGGTGAGGGCCCAGGTTGGTACTTATGGTTTATACTTACGCCAGCTTTACCTCCGGTGATACTATTTCCTACCAAAAAGGTTATGAAATTTATCATGAAGCGCATAGAACTGCGAAACCAAGGTGGTGATGATGATACTGTGGATCCAGTTTAGAGCACGTCTGCTACAGTAGATGCCGAGATTGAATCGTTTCATATAATCTGAATTAGCTAGGTTATGAGTCATGACAACCATCTCCAGTAAATAAAAGTAACACATTTCCTGGTTTCCATGCTTTTCGAACTTTGATTGCTACAAGGTGATCTTGCATGTTCTTTTGGTGTGTGGAAGGAATCATTTTACTACGTAAAACACAAACCAGTTGGTGTTTCTTTTAGCAGATATATATCAATCCTGAATTCCTGATATTGTTTCTTATTTCAAAACGTTGAATAATGCATGTCAAGGAAGTGCTTATCATAAGCAACAGCAAATTTTAACTGAGATTATTCTCTAGTCAATCTGAATTAGTATAGTTTATCGGTTAATGACTTAGTATACTAACTGAGTTCTGACATGTGCACTGCTACGTGTGTGCTACATCTCTGGCTTTAGACTATTTCTTCACATACATAATGAAGAACTCTTTCCCTTGAACACGCATATAATCGAAATCATTCTGAATAAGAAAGCTTGAAAGAACCTGAAGAATGGATCAAAGGCTGTTTGAGGCTTCTCAAAGTGGAAATATCCAACTTCTGCACCAGTTGCTTGCAGAGAATCCACTCCTACTCCATAGTCTTGCTCTAGATTCTGCAGTGAACCCCTTACACGTTGCTTCGCTTGCTGGCCATGTTGGCTTTGCTAAGGAGATTCTAAGGTTGAAACCAGCTTTGGCCAAAGAAATGAACCAGGATGGCTTTAGCCCTATGCATATCACATCTGCCAACGGATGTTTGGAGATTGTAGGGGAGCTTCTGAAAGTTGATCCAAGACTATGCCGGCTTAAGGGAAGAGATCAATGGACTCCTCTTCATCATGCTGCAAGGAGAGGTAGGGAAGATATTGTTAGAGAAATAGTATTGGCTTGTCCAGAAAGTGTTGAAGATGTGACAGTACAAGGGGAAACTGCTTTGCACCTTGCTGTTAAGAACAGTCAGTTTGCAGCTGTTGAAGTTTTGGTGGAATTGGTCACAAAAATGAGGAAGGTGAACATCCTGAACGTGAAGGATAATCATGGCAATACAGTTCTTCACCTAGCAACATGGAGAAAACAACACCAGGTATGTACAATCTGATCACCTAGTTTTCCATTTTCGCTTTTCCATCAAGGCATTGAAGGTAAACGGAGTTGTTGTTCATGGCCTTTGTCAGCCTCAAGATTAGTGTTGACTTCATTGTTTTACTGATGCGACAGTCTAGCTGTCCTCTTAAATAAATATGGTAATCTTATCCTTTGTTTTTCATATGTTTAATTATCTTATCCTTTGTTTTTCATATGTTTAATTATCAGTTTGCCACAGTTCTTAATTATCTTATCCTTTGGCCAGTTCTTTTGTGTTTGTGATAAAATACTGGGGGAAACTATGCTGTTCTTCAAGTAATGAAGAAAAACTGGGATTTTCAAATGAACAATGTATAGTGACTATAGTCAAGGAAACTTGGTTAAGTAAAAAAAATGTGAAGGAGCAACTTAGAGGAACTCTAAAGTACAAATGTTCGAAACGTGGCGAAATGTAGTAATTAGTCAAAAACTATAGATATTTAAACGAAAATTTAGAAACTTAGAATCATGTATAGTAGATTTGAGAAAATCTAATGAAGTACATATATTTACAGGTGGTGGAATGGTTGATTGGAATTGGAACTAGTACCCCAGGTGCATTTGAAGTAAACAATGTAAACCAGAGTGGTCTCACTGCTCTTGATCTGCTACTAATTTTCCCAAGTGAAGCTGGTGATCGGGAAATCTACGACACTCTTCATGGTGCTGGAGCTTTGAGAGCACAAGACATAGTCCATTCTGCTATACCTTCATTTGACTCTGATAACCAAACCCTCCAGAACGGCCCTGTGGCATCAGGACCACCTCAGTTGCGGAATCCAACTGATTTCATTGAATACTTCAAGTTCAAAAAGGGAAGAGATTCTCCTAGTGATGCACGCACCGCACTGTTAGTTGTAGCTGTATTGGTGACTACAGCAACATTTCAAGTAGGACTAAGCCCTCCAACCGGTCTTTGGCAAGACACCGAGTTGAATAGGAATGGGACTAGCGGTGAACCAACACACACTGCAGGATCATCCATATTGGGGTCTTATAACGCAGCTGCATTTTTGGTTTTTGTGGCTTTCAACTCCATTGGCTTTTCGGTTTCTCTTTACATGATTAACATCCTCACAAGCAACTTCCCTATGCAGTTGGAGCTTCAGATCTGTATCGTTGCCATGTATTGTACATACAACACAGCGATGATTAGCATTGCAGAGGATAACACAAGAGTTTTCATTAGTGTGTTTACTGCGGTTTTGCCTACTGTGGTGTTACTTGCTGGCAAATCGGTTAATAGGCAAATTTTTATGAGGATCGGAGTCATTGGACTTTCTGTGGTAAATTCAGCTAGGAGATACATTTGTTCGAATTAGTTGGTGACTAGAGGAATGTAATTTATTGGTATATGTTTTAGTTGGCATTCCTATATCAAAACAAATTGGACTTTATTGTTATATATCTCTTTGTTGAATGAAATATTATTGGCAGGTGATATTAGTCATTCTTGGTGCGTATGAATCATGAAGACAAAGTCCTACATTAGTTAGTATATTCATTATATATATGATTAGTTGATCTTTAGTTGAAAGGAAAGAATCATATATTGATTAGGTTCTATGATCTTTGGATTATCATGTCGTATTAGTGCATGGCAATGCGATCTTGACTTATGTCATTGATCTTAATTGTGATATGCATTTGTGTTCTTTTATAATTGGAATGAGTTATTTGCAGGTGGTTTTTCCGTGAAAGTAATTGAGTCCTAACTTGGTTAGGATCTCAATATGTGATATGGTTGTGGAATCAATTAAAGGAAAGAAGATCTATTTTGAATAGGTCTCATATACTAGTTGCGTGAGGAAGAAATCCTTCTCCGGCTGTTTTTAGGGTACGGTGCTTAAGAAGTCCTACTTTGTATAAGATATCTTGTTATGCTAGCATATGTATAATATTTTAATGATCTTATACTAATTAGTTTTCCTATTTGGACTTTATTAGGTTTTCATGGACAACCAGAAGTTGTGGACTTGTGGTGCGCAAGGAAACAAAAAAGGACGTCATATATAAAAAGAATATGCGTAGGGTTTCTTGGGTGGGTCTCTGCAGGCTTGGCGTTTGAGAGAAAATTGTTTTATTCCGCTGCTCATCTAAATATACAAGTTCAACTGTTCCTTGTTGAGTTAGACTTGTTATGTGTGTGATTGTGATTCTTTTGTGTGTTAAGAGAAGTTCATTAAAGAAAGAAGAAGAAGACGTTCTGCCTAGAGATAGGGATTTGTAATAGTATAGGGTTAACTTTACAAAGTGGTTGTAAGACTCTACACAAATTCATCTAGTTGAGTTCGTTTTCTGAGCTTGTGCTCCGTTGTGATTTTTCCTCTATTTTGAGGTTTTTACACAGTGTCAAAATCTGGTGTTCTGTGTTAATTTTCTGTCAGTTCGTCGAGACTGCTTCATGTTCCAGTACCTTTATAATTTCTTCATAAAACCTTTGCATTTCTAGATCATTCGCCTTCGACAAGCAGGCGATGAGTACGTGGAACCTTATTGTGCCACGAGGTTGAACTTTAATAGGTTATGGTAATGGCTTGTAATCCGACAGTATTTCGGTTCAAAAGGGTTATAGTACACACTGTTTTGTACGAAACTCTCCATTTTGAGGATTGTTTTTCTCCTGCATAGCATAGGAAATGAAGAGTGGAGAGTGTATTCAAATATCTTTGTTTCTTAAATAATTTACCTTTGTTTTCTCAGACTGGTGTTTCTATTTCCAGAGCAATCGAGCGGAAAGTAGCTAGATTGTTCTTGTTTATATCAATTTTCTGCAACGGCCGGAGGTGAAATTTTCATTATTTGCCAGAAGCATATAAGAAAATAAGGGCAACTAGAGGTTGCAGATGATTTTTGCATCGATGATCGATGTATACCTTGAAATCTCAGTCTCAGAAACCAAAAAACTGAAAGCAAACAATTGCACAATGACATTGTACTACTGAAAATAATAATTCTACATGGAACACATCCATGTAGTATAATGCTTCCCCATCATCAGATGTACATCAAAACATCCTCATCGAAAAATTGAACCACAATTCAGGAGCCAAAATGGATGAAGGCTGATTGAGGCTTCTCAAAGCGGAAATGTCCAACTTTTGCATCAGTTGCTAGCAGAGAATCCAGACTCATACTCCATAGCGTTGCGCTGGCTTCGAGAGAGAACCCTTTACACATTGCTTCCTTGGCTGGCCATGTTGAGTTTGTTAAGGAGGTTCTGAGGTAATAATGGCAAACTCAGTTCTTCACCTGGCAACCTGGAAGAAGCAAAACCAGGCAAGTGCAATTTGATCCACCATGATTTCAAAATTAAAGTTCATGTATGAGTTGTTTCACTTAAATTTCATATGTGTATATATTTTGTATTCTAAGAAATTAAATAGTTAACTACTGCAAGGTAGTCTAGTGGTTTTTGCCTAGTTGGGTGTGCTCCTTAAACTAGGTTCGAATCACGACACTGTCAAAAGTGGTCAGAGAAAGGGCTGCAATGCCCTGTTGACTGTCCGGGGCCCCAGCAAATTAGTCTTAATCAACAATCTTCCTCTCAAAGACGTTACATGTCTGTGAAATGTCAATCAACTAATAAGTCTCTTGAAAATGTATCCCCTTGGTACAAGTATCATCACATCTCTCTGTTGCTTGTGTTATTTTAGATAATACATGTAACTTCATAGATTATGAATCATATTATCATAGACTCATTGTTAAATCATTCATCATGATTTATGAGTATTGTCGTTTTAATACTGTTGAAGAGATGAGATCGTCAGACGGCAAAGTTGCAAAGATTTACACATTAGTTTCATTGTACTAAATACTAGTGGGATACGATTTATAGGAATTATTAAGTTTATCCATATGAAATCATTTTTAATTTGTAATGACAGTTGTCTTTCTCTCATCGGTTGAAATATGACTAAAACCCTAGCTTCTCTCATTAACGCGGATACAAATTTGCTCCCCACCCTTATTTCCCCACCCTCATACCCACCCACTTAGATGAATGACACATGTTCATTCTCTTTAGTGATTCTAACCATGGTTTAAAACACAAATCTATAATAATAAATTATACTATTTTTAAATAACTTTAAATCCATCTGTTCCAAAAAGAAAAAAAAATCAGTTTTTCTTTTCCTTTTCTAATCTCCTCTCCAATCTCAGCGTGCGAGGTTAAACAATTAAACCATTTTAGTTATCTTTTGCATTTGATTCTGTTGAGATGGTTTTGGACTATGAACGAATTGTGGGTCTGTGCAAGTAGTGTGATCTGTTTATGCATTCTCTAGAGAGCTGCACTATAGGGAGAATGACAATCAGAGCTCCATACCGCCGGCGACGGAACTGGAAGGAATGGCAGTGATCTCGACAGTAGGAGGCAGTAGCTTGCTGTCGTTCCTACTTCTAAGAATCATGCTAGCCGATCAAACACAAACAAAATGGACATGTGAATCAATTCTACACAATCCAAAATGCAAGCAGCTATGGTTCATTGAGGGATTTGAGGCATTCTTACAAACACTACCATGTCAGACAAAAAGAACCAAAACCCACCTTCTAAGCAATCATCTACTTCATCACCAGATTGGCAGATCGATTCATCACCACCTTCAAACCCACCTCTTAAACTCAAACTTTCAATAAACCACACCACCTTCAATCCTTTCCAATCTCGGATGGGACGATTAGGTCTGAGAGGATGAGGTGGGTAATTAGGGTCAAGATTGGAGAGGAGATTAGAATAGGAAAAGAAAAACAGATGATTTTTTTTTTGGGAACATTTAAAGTTAATAGAAAATAGTATAATTTATTATTGTGAGTTTGGGTTGTGAAACCTGGTAAGAGAATGGACAAGTGTCAGGTGGGTGGGTATGAGGTTGGAGATGTAAGGGTGGGGAGTAAATTTGTATCTTTTTTTGCTTTTCACATTCCTCTCCTCCGCATTCCCGGAAGCTTCGTTTTGTTTTCGGCGGTGGTTCTTTGAAGATTGTGCTTCATCTTCTCTCTTAGAAGTCAGATTCTGACGTCTTCACCCTCAACAGTCTTAGAAGGTACAAATGTCCGAGAGCAGTGACAGAAGGCATTTTATCAGTAAATTTGGGGTGGGAGGTATTGAAAAGAAGTTCGTGTTTTCTCGTCATTCTTAATCTTTGCGAGGAATCTGATCTGAAGAAGGTATTGGAAAGAAGTTATTGTTGTAGACTTGTAGTGATGCTGATCTGATTTTGTTTAGTGTTGAGTTTTTTTGTTTATGAATTTGGATGATTATGATGATCTTAATGATGAAATGCCTATTGAAGTTTCTGATCCTTTTGGTGTCAGATTCTTTAGAAGACTAGCTAGCTTTTTAATTTTCAGGCTTGCTGTGTGGGAAACAATTGGGGCTTAGGGTTTTTGGAGGGTAAAGAATTGGGGCGTAGGCTTTTAGTGGGTAGCGGAGGTGGACTGCGAAAATCTTCTTGAAATTTTTTGGATTTGGAACAGGGAATGATCGATTTTGATGAGGAGGATTTCTCTCTTCAGCTTCTTTTCAAAGAGCAGGGAGGCAGGGACATGATGAGGACACGGGGCTCTCCTTGCTATTCACTTCTTTTCAAAGAAGAGCAGGGAGATGATTTCGGCCTCTTGTTCCTCTTCAAGGAGGAAGAGGAAATTGACAAGGTATATTGATTTGCGAATTATTGATTAGATCTGTGATTATATCTGTTTGTGAATTGGAAGTTTGATGAGGATCTTGTGTCTTCGAATGCCTCTATTGTACTTTTACTAGCTCGAGTAGCCTCTATGAGTGGACATATTAAGCCACCAGAGCATAGAGTTCCATGATTGTCTGGATCACTTTTGTTTTCCTCAGTCCTCTTCATCATGCTATCATGTTGCAAGGAGAGGAAGTGTAGATATTGTTCGAGAAATAGTCCTGGCTTGTCCAGAAAGTGTTGAAGATGTGACAGCACAAGGGGAAACTACTTTGCATCTTGTTGTTAAGAACAGTCAGTTTGGAGCTGTTGATGTTTTGGTGGAATTGGTCACAAAATTGAGGAAGGTGAACATCTTGAACTCGAAGGATAAGCATGGTAAATACAGTTCTTCACCTAGTTTTCCATTTTTTTT
Above is a window of Fragaria vesca subsp. vesca linkage group LG7, FraVesHawaii_1.0, whole genome shotgun sequence DNA encoding:
- the LOC101298760 gene encoding ankyrin repeat-containing protein At2g01680-like, with translation MDQRLFEASQSGNIQLLHQLLAENPLLLHSLALDSAVNPLHVASLAGHVGFAKEILRLKPALAKEMNQDGFSPMHITSANGCLEIVGELLKVDPRLCRLKGRDQWTPLHHAARRGREDIVREIVLACPESVEDVTVQGETALHLAVKNSQFAAVEVLVELVTKMRKVNILNVKDNHGNTVLHLATWRKQHQVVEWLIGIGTSTPGAFEVNNVNQSGLTALDLLLIFPSEAGDREIYDTLHGAGALRAQDIVHSAIPSFDSDNQTLQNGPVASGPPQLRNPTDFIEYFKFKKGRDSPSDARTALLVVAVLVTTATFQVGLSPPTGLWQDTELNRNGTSGEPTHTAGSSILGSYNAAAFLVFVAFNSIGFSVSLYMINILTSNFPMQLELQICIVAMYCTYNTAMISIAEDNTRVFISVFTAVLPTVVLLAGKSVNRQIFMRIGVIGLSVKSDSDVFTLNSLRRYKCPRAVTEGILSVNLGWEVLKRSSCFLVILNLCEESDLKKGMIDFDEEDFSLQLLFKEQGGRDMMRTRGSPCYSLLFKEEQGDDFGLLFLFKEEEEIDKLE
- the LOC101298474 gene encoding uncharacterized protein LOC101298474 yields the protein MDTRQLLEASQTGNLPLLHQLLTDDPQLLHNASLASGENPLYGASAAGHVEFVKVVLELKPSLAKELSKDGFSPMQVASANGYLEIVRALQRAEPECSQVKGKDNWTPLHNAARRGRVDIIREIVSACPQSVEDVTVQGETALHVAVKNSQFEAIRVLLELVREMDKLHFLNMKDNLGNSILHLATWKKQHQVVEWLVGTATASAGVLEVDTVNQSDLTALDLLLLFPSEAGDRETEEILRGAGALRARERVQSSSDVSSSGQNHNQMASETHQQLPHSVASTAADVVQSSSDVPSLGQNHNNIAPQAHQEQVASTAIDIAHPLSDVPSLDQNQNQMAPQTNQEQPNNVASTTLALVLPIPSDESIGSPSQNHTQVASQTPQEKQEEDLTEFFKFKRGRDSPSDVRTVLLVVAVLVATASYEIALNPPGGLWSDTNLSKNGTEPPHLAGTSNIASYYPLYSIFGAIFNCIGFSVSLQMIYILTTGFPLRLELIVCGLAMYATYINGLLTISPGEGPGWYLWFILTPALPPVILFPTKKVMKFIMKRIELRNQGGDDDTVDPV